A stretch of the Kroppenstedtia eburnea genome encodes the following:
- a CDS encoding energy-coupling factor ABC transporter ATP-binding protein: MIRVENLAFSYRKDAPVLQEITLNFDQRPTAIIGRNGAGKTTFVKLLKGLLKPDRGGITVGDTDVRTATAASLARQVGLVFQNPDDQIFKGNVLEEVLFGPLNIGQDPETARQNAMDALEMVGLEQRLEVNPQDLSLSEKKMVCIAAVVAMDTDIVIMDEPTIAQDPEGKERIRQIIGTLTGRGKGVLTIIHDMDFVAECFERTIILNRGRVLLDGDTRDIFSRPDLLRQAHLEPPAVARLGAELGLSDTFLTVEELVTALRQTRES, from the coding sequence ATGATCCGTGTGGAGAATCTCGCCTTTTCATACCGAAAGGACGCCCCGGTGTTGCAGGAGATCACCCTCAACTTCGATCAGCGACCCACTGCCATCATCGGCCGGAACGGGGCGGGCAAGACCACTTTTGTCAAGCTGTTGAAAGGATTGTTGAAACCGGATCGGGGGGGGATCACCGTCGGAGACACCGATGTCCGGACAGCCACTGCCGCATCCCTGGCGAGACAAGTCGGGCTGGTGTTTCAAAACCCTGACGATCAGATCTTTAAAGGAAACGTATTGGAAGAGGTTCTCTTCGGCCCCCTGAATATCGGGCAGGATCCGGAAACGGCCCGGCAGAACGCCATGGATGCGTTGGAAATGGTGGGGCTGGAGCAGCGGTTGGAGGTCAACCCCCAGGATTTGAGTCTGTCAGAGAAAAAAATGGTCTGCATCGCCGCCGTGGTGGCCATGGATACAGACATCGTCATCATGGATGAGCCGACCATCGCCCAGGATCCCGAGGGGAAAGAACGGATCCGACAGATCATCGGGACCCTGACCGGACGGGGCAAAGGGGTGTTGACCATCATTCACGACATGGACTTTGTGGCGGAATGCTTTGAACGAACTATCATCCTCAACCGGGGGAGAGTGTTACTTGACGGGGACACCCGGGACATCTTTTCCCGTCCCGATCTCCTCCGCCAGGCCCACCTGGAGCCCCCGGCAGTGGCCCGACTCGGTGCGGAGCTGGGCTTATCCGACACGTTTCTAACCGTGGAGGAGCTGGTGACAGCCCTTCGTCAAACCCGGGAATCATAA
- a CDS encoding helix-turn-helix domain-containing protein, producing MSTVGLTEIGQIIRMIRKSRGLRLEDLADENISPATISNVERGVAHVKQEKVTYLFDKLQISMDKLPEMILNQKEELKREKFSLFAIESLRDSGFPELALEKVKQLELEDQHPLAAYAYLIKGKCFNSLEIWRRAERAFLDAIRLSQTSLGKHSNIEAAAFNGLALCSYNQNELEQAITYTNSGLHAIVDDGERIHYRYVLLQNKAMFLEKMGRPVEALKVVQDAWEYIPEIKHVEVLLGLYWLRAELLRKTRDYDESIYYAMEGLELARLNHDNCRSCDLWITLGSTYMSLNRWSEAETCFELALKQEGKFSNHQVVSTAHARIGLLYIQKEQLELAKDHIHKAIEKAQETQDTLRLLYALTIMGHYYQKRNNQTEAAAYFKQSLNLARKYQYKNKEQIALFKLAQCLESPDQMDIIHLLRSMDVGIEQLE from the coding sequence ATGTCAACAGTCGGATTGACAGAAATCGGTCAGATTATCAGAATGATTAGGAAAAGCAGGGGATTAAGGTTGGAGGATCTCGCTGATGAAAATATCTCACCGGCAACCATCAGCAACGTGGAAAGAGGAGTGGCCCATGTCAAACAGGAAAAGGTAACCTATCTCTTTGACAAACTTCAAATATCCATGGACAAGCTACCAGAGATGATCTTGAACCAAAAAGAGGAATTGAAAAGAGAAAAATTTAGCTTGTTCGCGATCGAATCACTCAGAGACAGCGGTTTTCCGGAACTGGCTTTGGAAAAAGTGAAACAATTGGAGTTGGAGGATCAGCACCCCTTAGCTGCCTACGCTTATTTGATCAAAGGAAAGTGCTTCAACAGCCTGGAAATTTGGCGTCGAGCGGAACGGGCTTTTCTGGATGCCATTAGACTCAGCCAGACTTCACTTGGCAAACACAGCAATATCGAAGCGGCTGCATTCAATGGACTTGCCCTTTGCAGTTATAACCAAAATGAGTTGGAACAAGCAATTACTTATACCAACAGTGGCTTGCACGCCATAGTCGACGATGGGGAACGAATCCATTATCGATATGTTTTATTACAAAATAAGGCGATGTTCCTTGAAAAGATGGGTCGGCCGGTTGAAGCACTGAAGGTGGTTCAGGATGCATGGGAGTATATCCCAGAAATAAAACATGTTGAGGTCCTTCTCGGCCTTTATTGGTTGCGTGCAGAATTGCTCCGAAAAACAAGGGATTATGATGAATCCATCTACTATGCCATGGAAGGACTCGAATTGGCACGCCTTAATCACGACAATTGCAGAAGTTGCGATCTATGGATCACTCTTGGAAGTACATATATGTCTTTAAATCGTTGGTCCGAAGCAGAGACCTGCTTTGAGCTGGCATTAAAACAGGAAGGTAAGTTTTCAAATCATCAAGTGGTTTCCACTGCCCATGCTCGGATAGGATTACTTTACATCCAAAAAGAACAGTTGGAGCTAGCAAAAGACCACATCCATAAAGCGATCGAAAAGGCACAAGAAACTCAGGATACCCTCCGTTTGCTATACGCTTTGACCATCATGGGACACTATTATCAAAAAAGAAACAATCAGACTGAAGCTGCCGCATACTTTAAACAATCTCTCAATCTGGCCCGAAAATACCAATATAAAAACAAGGAACAAATCGCATTATTCAAGCTGGCCCAGTGCCTTGAATCCCCCGACCAAATGGATATTATCCACCTGTTGAGAAGTATGGATGTTGGAATTGAGCAGTTGGAATAG
- a CDS encoding N-acetylmuramoyl-L-alanine amidase: MLIQRRAGWRRCLALFTVAGLVFAGVVPFAAETKGSSSVYAEGAAADSLQKAFADAAGEFGVPESVLLSVSYHLSRWEHHKGEVDEVEVIPDGKDPSLHTLDAAAKLVGERPEVLKKDPVQNIRGAAALLARYARETTGGVPVDAADWYGAVAKYSGSKEEAVALDFADQVYQSIREGVERQTPEGQQVRLVSEEIQPNRLTAKPLKLRNNKGSEADCPNGLDCRFIPAAYEQRSSDPEDYSNYDVADRPRFGPEIRYIVIHDTEGSYQGSINWFANPWSSVSAHYVLRSSDGQVTQMVNNKDVAWQAGNWYFNMHTIGIEHEGYAMEGATWYTEKMYRASAKLVRHLAEKYDIPLDRAHIIGHDEIPGLTPARQGAMHWDPGPFWDWEHYMELLGAPITPARGSKQVITFKPGFRTNRPIVEGAEPQPANFVYLHTAPDFDAPLLDDPALPGLGTRKGSDWGDKGRAGQTFYLADRRGGWDAIWHGGQKAWFYNPHQKYTVRGKGTLITPKKGKASIPVYGGAYPEDAAYPPEIAPREHTPLQYTIPAGQIYVAEEKVNSDYYHASVFTHDPYANHKLVTGNDEYYRIHFNHRYAFVKASDVEVVPQQ, translated from the coding sequence ATGTTGATCCAGAGAAGGGCCGGATGGCGCCGTTGCTTGGCATTGTTCACTGTTGCCGGTTTGGTGTTTGCAGGGGTGGTTCCCTTTGCTGCGGAGACGAAGGGATCGTCGTCTGTTTATGCCGAAGGAGCGGCGGCGGATTCGCTGCAGAAGGCTTTTGCTGATGCCGCCGGGGAGTTTGGGGTGCCGGAGAGTGTGTTGTTGTCTGTTTCCTACCATCTCTCCCGCTGGGAGCATCACAAGGGGGAGGTGGATGAGGTTGAGGTCATCCCTGACGGAAAGGATCCGTCGCTGCATACCCTGGATGCGGCGGCGAAGCTCGTGGGGGAGCGTCCGGAGGTGTTGAAAAAGGACCCGGTCCAGAACATTCGCGGTGCGGCGGCATTGTTGGCCCGATATGCCCGGGAGACGACAGGCGGGGTGCCTGTGGATGCGGCGGACTGGTACGGAGCGGTGGCCAAGTACAGCGGTTCAAAGGAAGAGGCGGTGGCTCTCGACTTTGCGGATCAGGTGTATCAATCGATCCGGGAAGGAGTGGAGCGGCAGACCCCTGAAGGGCAACAAGTCCGGTTGGTGTCTGAGGAGATTCAGCCCAACCGGTTGACCGCCAAGCCCTTGAAACTTCGCAACAACAAGGGATCCGAGGCCGACTGTCCCAACGGGCTCGACTGTCGCTTCATCCCCGCCGCCTACGAGCAGCGCAGCAGTGATCCGGAGGACTACAGCAATTATGATGTGGCGGATCGTCCCCGATTTGGTCCGGAGATCCGCTACATCGTGATCCATGACACCGAGGGGAGTTACCAGGGAAGCATCAACTGGTTCGCCAATCCCTGGTCATCGGTATCGGCCCATTATGTGCTCCGTTCTTCCGACGGTCAGGTGACGCAGATGGTCAACAACAAAGATGTCGCCTGGCAGGCAGGGAACTGGTATTTCAACATGCACACCATCGGGATCGAGCATGAGGGCTATGCCATGGAGGGGGCGACCTGGTACACGGAAAAAATGTACCGGGCTTCTGCCAAGCTGGTTCGCCACTTGGCTGAGAAATATGATATCCCCCTCGACCGGGCTCATATTATCGGTCACGATGAGATTCCCGGACTGACACCTGCCCGCCAGGGAGCGATGCACTGGGATCCGGGCCCCTTCTGGGACTGGGAGCACTACATGGAACTCCTGGGGGCGCCGATCACCCCGGCGAGGGGTTCCAAACAGGTGATCACCTTCAAGCCTGGGTTCCGGACCAACCGGCCGATCGTGGAGGGAGCGGAGCCCCAGCCGGCCAACTTTGTTTACTTGCATACTGCACCGGACTTTGATGCCCCCCTTCTCGACGATCCGGCCCTTCCCGGACTGGGGACCAGGAAAGGGTCGGACTGGGGTGACAAGGGCCGCGCCGGTCAAACTTTTTACCTGGCAGACAGACGAGGGGGCTGGGATGCCATCTGGCACGGGGGTCAGAAGGCGTGGTTCTACAATCCCCATCAAAAGTACACCGTTCGGGGCAAAGGGACGCTGATCACCCCCAAAAAAGGGAAGGCTTCGATCCCTGTTTACGGAGGCGCCTATCCGGAGGACGCCGCATATCCTCCCGAGATCGCGCCCCGGGAGCACACGCCCCTCCAGTACACCATCCCCGCCGGCCAGATCTATGTGGCTGAGGAGAAGGTGAACAGCGACTACTACCACGCATCGGTCTTCACCCATGACCCCTACGCCAACCACAAGCTGGTGACCGGAAACGATGAATACTACCGGATCCACTTCAACCACCGCTACGCCTTCGTCAAGGCATCGGATGTGGAGGTGGTCCCCCAACAATAA
- a CDS encoding energy-coupling factor ABC transporter ATP-binding protein, with protein sequence MKKIVVEGLKYRYPGARELALKDVSFEVKTGEFIGIIGRNLSGKSTLCQALVGLVPHFYHGAYGGKVIVDGIEAKTHTISEMSRKVGIVFQNPFTQVTGSKLSVLEEVAFGLENMGVPRREMMERIDHALQLMGLEEYKDRNPFDLSGGQMQRMAIAGIIAMKPQVIVLDEPTSQLDPQGSEEVFQAVQSLSRAGMTVILTEHKPEKIARFADKVLLLDDGRVVDFAAPAQVFSREDLAEYGVEAPIYTKVCRQLNLRREDSGLFPVTLEEAREVLKT encoded by the coding sequence ATGAAGAAAATTGTGGTGGAAGGGTTGAAATATCGCTATCCGGGAGCCCGGGAACTGGCTTTGAAGGATGTCTCCTTCGAGGTGAAGACCGGGGAATTCATCGGGATCATCGGGCGCAATCTGTCGGGAAAATCCACCCTGTGTCAGGCGCTGGTCGGGTTGGTTCCCCACTTCTATCACGGGGCCTATGGCGGCAAGGTGATCGTCGACGGGATAGAGGCGAAAACCCACACGATCAGTGAGATGTCGCGAAAAGTGGGGATCGTTTTTCAAAATCCCTTCACCCAGGTGACCGGCTCCAAACTGAGTGTACTGGAGGAGGTGGCTTTCGGACTGGAGAACATGGGCGTGCCGCGCCGGGAAATGATGGAGCGGATCGACCATGCACTGCAGCTGATGGGGCTGGAGGAGTACAAAGACCGCAACCCTTTCGATCTGTCCGGAGGACAGATGCAGCGGATGGCCATCGCGGGGATCATCGCCATGAAGCCACAGGTGATCGTCCTGGACGAACCCACCTCCCAGCTGGACCCCCAGGGTTCGGAAGAGGTGTTCCAAGCGGTGCAAAGCCTGAGTCGGGCAGGGATGACCGTGATCCTGACAGAGCACAAACCGGAGAAGATCGCCCGCTTCGCGGACAAAGTGCTGCTGTTGGATGACGGTCGGGTGGTGGACTTTGCTGCCCCGGCGCAAGTGTTTTCAAGAGAGGATCTGGCGGAGTACGGGGTGGAGGCGCCGATCTATACGAAGGTTTGCCGGCAATTGAACCTGCGGCGGGAGGATTCCGGCCTGTTTCCGGTCACATTGGAAGAAGCGCGTGAGGTGTTGAAAACATGA
- the rlmD gene encoding 23S rRNA (uracil(1939)-C(5))-methyltransferase RlmD: MPKPKPPVQPGERITLPITGQSHTGDGVGKYKGFTVFVPLAIAGEQVAARVSRVKKTYAHARLEEVIQVSPHRVDPLCPVFAQCGGCQLQHIAYPAQLESKRRQVVNAFARIGGLEEVTILPVLGMEEPWSYRNKAQVPVGGGKGKVEAGFYAAGSHQIIPFDRCLIQQPENDRTIQQVKEWIRELDIPPYDEKKHRGCLRHVMVRTGIHTQEVMVVLVTNGPELPHRKQLVAGLRERVPGLTSLIQNIQPHRTNVVLGKESRVLWGEPVIHDRIGHVRFAISPHSFFQVNPVQTEVLYEQVRRMAALTGEETVIDAYCGIGTIGLYLAKEAARVLGVESIPQAVEDARHNAELNGIDHASFKAGPAEEVMPRWAREGIRPDVIIVDPPRKGCAPELLDAAVRMSPDRLVYVSCNPATLARDAAYLKERGYTNRQVQPVDMFPHTSHVECVTVFRREWGDGEAGE, encoded by the coding sequence ATGCCGAAGCCAAAGCCCCCGGTCCAGCCGGGTGAACGGATCACACTTCCCATCACGGGCCAGAGCCATACCGGGGACGGGGTGGGAAAATACAAGGGATTCACCGTCTTTGTTCCCCTGGCGATCGCCGGGGAGCAGGTAGCCGCCCGGGTGAGCCGGGTGAAGAAGACCTACGCCCACGCCCGGTTGGAGGAGGTGATCCAGGTGAGCCCCCACCGGGTGGACCCCCTCTGTCCTGTTTTTGCTCAGTGTGGCGGTTGCCAACTGCAACATATCGCCTATCCCGCCCAGCTGGAATCCAAAAGGCGGCAGGTGGTGAACGCTTTTGCCCGGATCGGGGGGCTGGAGGAGGTAACGATCCTCCCGGTCCTTGGCATGGAGGAACCCTGGAGTTATCGAAACAAAGCCCAGGTTCCCGTCGGCGGAGGGAAAGGGAAGGTCGAGGCGGGCTTTTACGCCGCCGGCTCCCACCAGATCATCCCCTTTGACCGCTGCCTGATCCAACAGCCTGAAAATGACCGGACCATCCAACAGGTGAAAGAGTGGATCCGGGAACTGGACATTCCTCCCTATGACGAGAAAAAACATCGGGGATGCCTGCGTCATGTCATGGTTCGGACCGGCATTCACACCCAAGAGGTCATGGTGGTCCTGGTCACCAACGGGCCGGAACTCCCCCACCGGAAGCAACTGGTGGCCGGCTTGCGGGAGCGGGTTCCGGGATTGACCTCCCTGATCCAAAATATCCAGCCTCACCGGACCAACGTCGTCCTGGGCAAAGAGAGCCGGGTCCTCTGGGGAGAGCCGGTGATCCATGACCGGATCGGTCACGTCCGCTTTGCCATCTCCCCCCATTCCTTTTTCCAGGTGAACCCGGTGCAGACCGAGGTGTTGTATGAGCAGGTGCGCCGCATGGCGGCTCTGACAGGTGAAGAGACCGTCATCGACGCTTACTGCGGCATCGGCACCATCGGCCTCTATCTCGCCAAAGAGGCCGCCCGGGTGCTCGGTGTCGAATCGATCCCCCAGGCGGTGGAAGATGCCCGCCACAATGCGGAGCTGAACGGAATCGACCACGCTTCATTTAAAGCAGGTCCCGCCGAGGAAGTGATGCCCCGCTGGGCACGGGAAGGCATCCGGCCCGATGTGATCATCGTCGACCCGCCCCGCAAAGGTTGCGCCCCCGAACTTTTGGACGCCGCTGTCCGGATGTCCCCGGACCGCCTCGTCTACGTCTCCTGCAACCCCGCCACCCTGGCGAGGGATGCCGCATACCTGAAAGAGCGGGGCTACACCAACCGCCAGGTCCAACCCGTCGACATGTTCCCCCACACCAGCCATGTGGAGTGTGTGACGGTGTTTCGGAGGGAGTGGGGGGATGGGGAGGCGGGGGAGTGA
- a CDS encoding helix-turn-helix domain-containing protein, producing MDWLRRIRNFHRLTQREVAERVGISTASYSSIERGRIPSVPVAKAIAEELGFDWMKFYDGIEERIVDDLYIPPKRQYQKEAPRQEDSDWWLIQMEEDIIASRRLGHRKRK from the coding sequence ATGGATTGGTTACGAAGAATCAGGAACTTCCACCGTTTGACGCAACGGGAAGTGGCAGAACGGGTCGGAATTTCAACGGCATCCTACTCCTCTATTGAAAGAGGAAGAATACCTTCCGTTCCCGTGGCCAAAGCCATTGCAGAAGAACTCGGCTTTGATTGGATGAAATTCTATGACGGAATAGAAGAACGGATTGTCGATGATCTATACATTCCACCGAAACGTCAATATCAGAAGGAAGCTCCGCGGCAAGAGGATAGCGACTGGTGGCTGATTCAGATGGAAGAAGATATTATTGCCTCCCGTCGCTTAGGTCATCGCAAGAGGAAATAG
- a CDS encoding IDEAL domain-containing protein, whose protein sequence is MTTLLHFNMQDGDWVRGKTNKDELFQGYIESINLKKGSVKIRVTQSDNRQIIGEISDSTPDRIRLLEEMPPDREGHLLNFIDLALSTKDKKWFMELTDALKQTRIMEKDGLAS, encoded by the coding sequence ATGACGACCCTCCTTCATTTCAATATGCAGGACGGAGACTGGGTAAGAGGAAAAACGAACAAAGACGAGCTGTTCCAAGGATATATCGAGTCGATCAACCTGAAGAAAGGATCGGTGAAAATCCGGGTGACCCAATCGGACAACCGACAGATCATCGGTGAGATCTCCGACAGCACCCCGGATCGGATCCGTCTCCTGGAAGAGATGCCACCGGATCGGGAAGGCCATCTCCTCAATTTTATCGACCTCGCCCTGTCCACCAAGGACAAGAAATGGTTTATGGAATTGACTGACGCCTTGAAACAGACTCGCATCATGGAAAAAGACGGATTGGCTTCCTGA
- a CDS encoding helix-turn-helix transcriptional regulator produces the protein MQIPAFLTTPLIPHHELQQILDTIHSGYREGLANWKVKLSTLHASEEEKRSIHELFQFLIRNISMLPSQSEEFEKKFLHLIRRRAVLDNGRIILTLGIFEEIIMGLLMKDPHLPEIHTYYRWLHSLILHLTFSVYHQACAENGGPGDGASPDRIPKSPDIHTLPSLWQTVLRFDELLLTSRSLEDLLTDSVQFIVENTRHRRGALFWYSSVTRTVEGIYSYRVDLTEVRQVRALESNIPGIAWAIRETRPIYLQDAKLFFPLHYVKQFRLTSLLACTLYGENRQPVGFLLLDQDGEPFDPPDSKGFRLLEVLVARVSMVLRVKLYESTPLSPRPPASKLLTRREQELLQMIAYGYSTKHIGEILHISEHTAAEYAQTILRKLNAKNRPEAVAKGFRLGMIQ, from the coding sequence ATGCAGATTCCGGCCTTTTTGACCACTCCTTTGATTCCTCATCACGAATTGCAACAAATATTGGATACGATCCATTCAGGCTACCGGGAAGGTCTGGCCAACTGGAAAGTGAAACTGTCCACCCTTCATGCATCAGAAGAGGAAAAGCGCTCCATCCATGAACTTTTTCAGTTCCTGATACGGAATATCAGTATGCTCCCCTCGCAATCCGAAGAATTTGAAAAAAAGTTCCTCCATTTGATCCGGCGGCGGGCTGTCCTGGACAACGGCCGGATTATCCTCACCTTGGGGATCTTTGAGGAGATCATCATGGGATTGCTCATGAAAGACCCACATCTCCCTGAGATCCATACTTATTATCGCTGGCTCCATTCCCTGATTCTCCATCTGACCTTCTCCGTTTACCATCAAGCATGCGCGGAAAATGGAGGTCCAGGGGACGGCGCCTCCCCCGACAGGATCCCGAAAAGTCCGGACATCCACACCCTGCCCTCCCTGTGGCAGACGGTTCTCCGCTTTGATGAATTGCTGTTAACCTCCCGCTCCCTGGAAGATTTGCTGACGGATTCGGTCCAATTTATCGTGGAAAATACCCGGCATCGACGGGGAGCCCTGTTTTGGTACTCCTCCGTCACCCGTACCGTGGAAGGGATCTACTCCTATCGGGTGGATCTCACCGAAGTGCGGCAGGTTCGCGCATTGGAGTCCAACATCCCGGGAATCGCGTGGGCCATTCGCGAGACCCGACCCATCTATCTGCAGGACGCCAAGCTCTTCTTTCCCCTCCATTATGTGAAACAGTTTCGGCTGACCTCCTTGCTGGCTTGCACCCTGTACGGGGAAAACAGACAACCCGTGGGCTTTCTCCTGCTGGACCAAGACGGGGAGCCCTTCGATCCCCCGGATTCCAAAGGATTCCGCCTGTTGGAGGTTTTGGTCGCCCGCGTCTCCATGGTACTGCGGGTCAAACTCTATGAAAGCACACCCTTATCCCCCAGGCCCCCCGCTTCCAAACTGCTGACCCGCAGAGAGCAGGAACTCCTGCAGATGATCGCTTACGGGTACTCCACCAAACACATCGGGGAGATTCTCCATATCAGCGAGCATACCGCCGCAGAGTACGCCCAGACCATCCTGAGAAAACTGAATGCCAAAAACCGTCCGGAGGCTGTCGCCAAAGGTTTTCGCCTCGGAATGATCCAGTAA
- a CDS encoding DMT family transporter, whose translation MSKDRMIAYIQMGSAMAIVGSLVTASKMTVDRIPPHLASELRFIVAAAVLILLLYQREGGFHFRRNRPHLSLLFWQAFFGTYLFNLCLMYGVRWTTGVESGIITSFTPAAVGLLSFLLLRERPGWIRWVGILFVVLGTGVIQVPGAAGGDGQGTMSLWGNLLVLAAVISEGFFITLGKKSTNHVSPLYVSTLVSLYGVLLFLPGTLEELRHFDWAAVPWEGWALILYNALIVTVVGFLLMYAGVSRLPASSAGLMTGLMPVSAVLLSALLLGEPVTWIHGLGILAVLTGIALISQEKEPEPMTANKP comes from the coding sequence ATGTCCAAAGATCGTATGATCGCTTATATTCAGATGGGCTCGGCGATGGCGATTGTGGGGAGTCTGGTGACAGCCAGCAAGATGACGGTGGATCGGATCCCGCCTCATTTGGCGTCGGAGTTGCGGTTTATCGTGGCCGCCGCTGTTTTGATCCTGCTGTTGTATCAGAGGGAGGGCGGGTTTCATTTTCGCCGCAATCGACCCCACCTGAGCCTCTTGTTCTGGCAAGCCTTCTTTGGCACTTATCTGTTCAATCTGTGCCTGATGTATGGGGTTCGCTGGACCACCGGGGTGGAGAGTGGGATTATCACCAGCTTCACTCCGGCGGCGGTGGGGCTTCTCTCCTTCCTGCTGCTGCGGGAGCGGCCGGGATGGATCCGCTGGGTGGGGATTTTGTTCGTGGTGCTGGGAACGGGAGTGATTCAGGTTCCGGGGGCTGCCGGAGGGGATGGCCAGGGGACGATGTCCCTGTGGGGCAATCTGTTGGTGCTGGCGGCGGTGATCAGTGAAGGATTTTTTATCACTCTGGGGAAAAAATCGACGAACCATGTCTCCCCCCTCTATGTCTCCACCCTGGTCAGTCTGTATGGGGTTCTGTTGTTTCTGCCGGGGACGTTGGAGGAGCTTCGTCACTTTGACTGGGCTGCCGTTCCCTGGGAAGGATGGGCCCTCATTCTCTACAATGCCCTGATCGTCACCGTTGTCGGCTTTTTGTTGATGTATGCCGGAGTTTCCCGGCTGCCGGCCAGTTCGGCAGGACTGATGACCGGGCTGATGCCGGTCAGCGCCGTCCTCCTATCCGCCTTGTTGCTGGGCGAGCCCGTCACCTGGATCCACGGGCTGGGCATCCTGGCCGTCCTGACCGGAATCGCCCTCATCTCTCAGGAGAAGGAGCCGGAGCCGATGACGGCGAATAAACCCTGA
- a CDS encoding ABC-F family ATP-binding cassette domain-containing protein translates to MITVQGVGLRFGGRKLFEDVNIKFTPGNCYGLIGANGAGKSTFLKILAGEIEPNKGEVQVTSGQRIAVLKQDHFQYEEVPVLETVIMGHQRLYDIMKEKDALYAKPDFSEEDGVRAAELEGEFAELNGWEAESEAAQLLSGLGVSEEFHSRKMKDLEGNDKVKVLLAQALFGQPDILLLDEPTNHLDMQAVRWLEDFLLNFDNTVIVVSHDRHFLNTVCTHMADIDFGEIRLYVGNYDFWYESSQLALALAKEKNKKLEEKRKQLETFIARFSAHKSKARQATSRKKMLDKLSLEDIKPSSRRYPFIHFEPEREAGNDLLRVEGLSKTVDGEKVLDNLRFTVNKGDKVAFVGPDGLAKTTLLQILAGELEPDAGEVHWGITTSRSHFPKDHNAYFDGVDLSLIDWLRQYSPDQSETFVRGFLGRMLFSGDEVMKKARVLSGGEKVRCMLSRMMLSGANVLLLDDPTNHLDMESITALNKGLEEFPGTILFTSHDHQLVQTVANRIMEITPRGLVDKMTTYDEYLEDEGLQEKVRGMYL, encoded by the coding sequence ATGATTACAGTGCAAGGCGTCGGCCTGCGTTTCGGCGGGCGGAAGTTGTTTGAAGACGTGAACATCAAATTCACCCCGGGCAACTGCTATGGTCTGATCGGGGCCAACGGGGCGGGAAAATCGACGTTTTTGAAGATCCTGGCGGGGGAGATCGAGCCGAACAAAGGGGAGGTCCAAGTGACTTCCGGACAGCGGATCGCGGTCCTGAAGCAGGATCATTTCCAATATGAAGAGGTGCCGGTGCTGGAAACGGTGATTATGGGCCATCAACGGCTCTATGACATCATGAAAGAGAAAGACGCCCTCTATGCCAAACCGGATTTCTCCGAGGAAGACGGGGTGCGGGCGGCGGAGTTGGAGGGGGAGTTTGCCGAGCTGAACGGCTGGGAGGCCGAGTCGGAAGCGGCTCAGCTGTTGTCGGGGTTGGGGGTTTCCGAGGAGTTTCATTCGAGGAAGATGAAGGACCTGGAAGGCAATGACAAGGTGAAGGTATTATTGGCCCAGGCCTTGTTCGGCCAACCGGATATTCTCTTGCTGGACGAGCCGACCAACCACTTGGATATGCAGGCGGTTCGGTGGCTGGAGGATTTTCTGCTCAACTTTGACAACACCGTGATTGTTGTCTCCCACGACCGTCATTTTCTCAATACGGTCTGCACCCACATGGCGGATATCGATTTCGGGGAGATCCGTCTCTATGTGGGCAACTACGACTTCTGGTACGAATCCAGTCAGCTGGCGCTGGCCCTGGCCAAAGAGAAGAACAAGAAGCTGGAGGAGAAGCGGAAGCAACTGGAGACCTTCATCGCCCGCTTCAGCGCACACAAATCCAAAGCGCGGCAGGCCACTTCCCGCAAGAAAATGCTGGATAAACTGAGCCTGGAGGATATCAAGCCCTCCTCCCGGCGCTATCCCTTCATCCACTTTGAACCGGAGCGGGAAGCGGGGAATGATCTGCTCCGGGTGGAAGGACTGTCGAAGACCGTGGACGGGGAGAAGGTGCTGGACAACCTTCGGTTCACAGTGAACAAGGGGGACAAGGTGGCTTTTGTCGGACCGGACGGTTTGGCAAAGACGACCCTGTTACAGATCCTCGCCGGGGAACTGGAACCCGATGCCGGGGAGGTTCATTGGGGGATCACCACCAGCCGTTCCCATTTTCCCAAGGATCATAACGCATACTTCGACGGAGTGGATCTCAGCTTGATCGATTGGCTCCGTCAGTACTCCCCGGACCAATCAGAAACCTTTGTCCGCGGGTTCCTGGGGCGGATGCTTTTTTCCGGGGATGAAGTGATGAAAAAGGCACGGGTACTCTCCGGTGGGGAAAAAGTGCGCTGCATGTTGTCCCGGATGATGCTCTCCGGAGCCAATGTACTGCTCCTGGATGATCCGACCAACCACCTGGATATGGAGTCCATCACGGCGTTGAACAAGGGGTTGGAGGAATTTCCGGGAACGATTCTCTTCACCTCCCACGACCACCAGTTGGTCCAGACGGTGGCCAACCGGATCATGGAGATCACCCCCCGGGGTCTGGTGGACAAGATGACCACCTATGATGAGTATCTGGAGGATGAAGGATTGCAGGAGAAAGTGAGAGGGATGTATCTGTAG